In Antedon mediterranea chromosome 10, ecAntMedi1.1, whole genome shotgun sequence, one genomic interval encodes:
- the LOC140060947 gene encoding UPF0669 protein v1g209471-like produces MTKYETVAAANYKHYTLGKFNGNLKIILNTIDGDADLYIKEGQEEKANFENYDISSATCGYDYIDIPASLSKPLSISVYGHPTYDNSTFELKVITYRLDNDDSFVHDDVVDDDETRGSLLMMILEFIFEILFDVLV; encoded by the coding sequence ATGACAAAATATGAAACGGTTGCCGCGGCAAACTACAAACACTATACGCTGGGGAAGTTTAATGGCAATTTAAAGATCATCTTGAACACAATAGATGGTGATGCTGACTTGTATATCAAAGAAGGTCAAGAAGAGAAAGCGAACTTTGAAAATTATGACATAAGCTCGGCAACATGTGGCTATGACTACATTGATATACCTGCAAGTCTATCAAAACCGCTTTCGATTTCAGTGTACGGGCATCCAACTTATGATAACAGCACTTTTGAGTTGAAAGTAATAACATACAGATTAGATAATGATGACAGTTTTGTTCATGATGATGTTGTTGACGACGACGAAACAAGGGGTTCACTTCTTATGATGATTCTGGAATTTATTTTTGAGATTCTCTTTGATGTACTCGTTTAA